The window TTCTACTCAGGGATGTAAGATATCCTCCATCAGGCATTTATCCTATATGCTCTGTATATTGCTGAATTGTTCACTTGTAAGGTAATTTGTTACGTGTgcagcatagtgtgaatgtggaaaggTGCAAATTTGTGTTGAAATAGGAAGAGAAGGAACTGAAAAATGGAGTAATTTAATTGACatattattgtttgttaatCAAGATTAAAGTATTCATAATCTATTATAGATGAATCTGTTGGTGTATGATTAAGAGTCTCATCTGCTTGtaacataattaatttactGACTCGTTTTAGGATTATTCATTTTTAGATTAGAATCAATGTCCAAGCACTGATGCACTATCCATGCAACTTCTGCTTTTTTGCATTAGGCTACTAATAGTTTTATCTTTCTAAATGGATGTTACTTTGGCTACAAATTCCTGATGACCAAAAAAGAACTTACTTGCAAATGTTCATATTCTTTGCCTCTGTATGCTGGGTAACCAGTGACAAGATCAAATGTAGAGTGCAGGGCATATGCTGGACTTAATTGGATTTGAACTTTTCTACCTTTGAAAAAGAATAAACAATTGAACTTCGTGCTGATGGGGCACGTCAGCCTAaataacgcaacccatctaggagaaagaaaactctgactccaaacctccactctgtggcgatattcccccgtgtgggtatcggggcttggaaatgaccaagagaaataaataaccccactgcctttccacttgcatttcactaagtgaataatagcattgcactacaccagacagaggtccttgtctcactacattctaatactagacataaattcatcatgaagtgtttttttttctggatctggtgaatgtgatatagtgaaggggcctggatccaggatgtgacgattccacagagcatacccagggcacagtccactttaagctttctactgcagaaaagttccatttggagagctctatggatggcggaaaatggaccattggccaaccccaccttgtcccatggatattccggttacagtcttcagacctagatgttttccttttatgtcagtattggagaaaattgccaagaccgaaaactcccttaaaatgcggggactatatatttatatatttaaaaaaaagcctgaggaaacacccagcctacactaaatgccaaggAATTAGACGAAAAATCCATACGAGCTCAGACGTCGCCTCGTAAAAGGTCTGCGCATGGCAGTTTCTTCCAGGACTGCCTGTGATAAGTCAgctactgaaaataaaaaacagactagcagcaaacacctaaaccttttgcaactcaacatcttaggcctacaaaacaagacaacagaactccaacacatactcaagaagcatgatatacacatagcgctattgcaagaaacactactgcccaagaaaaaaataaacatcacaggctacacacagtacagattcctttgcaccaaatgccagggaattatgaccctcataagaaacgacacacaagccacagtaaaacaaatacagaacaatacagacaTCGACATGCATGAAATACTTCTTTGGAGAGGAGGAACAAAGTACACCATCAAAAACTACTATTGCccaccatcatcaacagcaaatagacatacaactaccacactacacaaggacaataatagctggcgacttcaatgcacacacaccttccctaggctacccacactacaacaagcgtggcaaagaaatagaggatgtaacaaatgcctctaacctacaccttctgcaaaacaaaacttcacctccaactttcctccacagagcaacaactagcagacctgacctaacttttatctctacagacattaccgactcttctaaaataacagtacttgaagacatctataggtagtgaccacaggcctatactcctcaatattggaacaccaggtagataccaatccaacaaaacaactagatggaactataaaaaagctaactgggcagctttttcacaagaaacagacacaagactatcaagcataattgagacagacgtcaattcaacctacacaactatagtctccaacatcttacaagcagcaaaaaaacacatccctcgaggccaagttaagaaatacaaacctttttggacacctgaattagataaattagtaaaagaaagaaacatggccaggaagactatagaaaaaaaacctactagagagaacaagacaacgtacaacaaattgacagggcttataagatacaaaattaaaacagaaaaaaagaaaaagtggaccacaacatgcgaacaactagatctaaacaaggatggtcgaaaggcctggacccttctgcaccggctagcaggaaagaaacaaataacaaacccccaacctataaaaggcactgacgacataataacagaaaaccttaaaaaggctgaaaccttcaacaaatattttgccagcattaacaagacaaagccaagaaaacaactggaccaggccttcagtaatatcttaaagaaagaagaaaaagctccaacagtcaactgtcagatctttgacactcccttcactctacatgaactcaatactgccctaaaaagcctcaagtctggacccgataaaataacaaatgaaatgattcggggactaggaccacaggcccaaaactgtatacttaactttatcaaccatacatggaaaactggagacataccacaggaatggagaaccgcaaacataatacccattttaaagaaaaataaaccacctggagacccaaaaagttatagaccaatatctctaacatccaacattggcaaaatggcagaaaaaatgatcaataaccgactttattggtggctagaaagtacttgctcactccacaatgcacaagctggcttcaggaaagcaagtagaacagaagaccacctctttcatTTTATCCAGGACGCAGaagaagggtttcatgaaaacaatcacactacagcagtatttatagatttgcagcaagcctatgatagagtgtggagaaaaggtctatttttgaagatgaaaaaaaatgggcatccatggaaaaatttacagctggatcagggcattcttaaaaaacagaaccatccaaacccgacttgaaggtgccatctctagtaaaaaaagtttggaagaaggactactacaaggttcagcccttagctgcactctctttctaatcttcatgaatgacctcccggacctcatttcagtcaataaggcactttatgcagacgaccttttaatttggactacagagaaatatccagtgctgactagatccaaactaaatagagccctcacaactatctccacatattcaaaattatggaaaatggaaataaagaaaagtcagtttattcaatctttagccacagcaacaaaatagcaaaaagaaactacatcctaaaaatagactctcagacaataaataaagaagaaaatacaacatatcttggtgtaaaactagaccaaagactgtctctaaaacactttatggcagatttaaaagaaaaggcatcacaaagtttaaacataataaaacacctagcaggaacatcctggggagcttcttcttcttcatcgttctcattgttatgttggagtgttcatatgactagaccaatacatgagatgaactgcgcagtggtttccaaatcagggagctctccatacagttttctttctattggggtgatttggggccaatgtcttaaacgggcctcttggtagagagagcagttttggaggacgtggtcggcattttctggtgatactccacatgggcagatttcactggttccaattttgagcttccggaacatgtgttgtcgcattctgttgtgtccggtcctgagtcgaaagattagacgttggtcttgtcgggatagcttatagtaagcatcatctttcttgtgatttggatgggagctcgtccatttctcatttattttatctacaattaatttcttcatttcttctggatagagagcagagtttacttgtgagtttgttctcccactcttggcgagtgtgtcagccttctcatttcctgctagttgtatgtgagctggtatccattgaatgacagtttttttgctgttgtggttgagctttgtgagtgctgttctgaggtttgtTGAGCTTTGtgctggggagctgaaaagaaaaccttaagacggtgaatgtacactttggtttcttatagttataatgttttttgtttggtgtaatgcacaaattgtaagacaaatttccttacggataataaagattattattattattattattattacactggatatgtcagatctgtaatggataactgtctctccatacaagtagctgccaacaaaacctatcaatcatcattagatacaatccaaaaccaagccttgcggctaattagtggaggtatgagaactactcccacagcagcctgtgaaatagactccaatattgaacctcttaagttaaggcgcaacagagcagcattagaagctattgagagatacagaaggttggaggatgatcatccaaataaattactaacacagagaaataggaaaaacaaccaaaaaaagcaaagaactctgatccaacttactgacgaactagccctaaaacaccacctacccaataacagagaaaaattaccaggttttcaaacattacacccggactaaactacaaacaaccaaccatcaaaacacatttactaaataacaccttaacaaaagaatcaaacccactagagctcaaagtaggcacgcttgaaacaatcgaaaggtataaaaaaacagctatccatatttatacagacggatcggctttcaaagctaccatcaatgctggtcttggtgccttcctggtcttccctaaaaataaacactttgagataagcgcaccctgtggcgattactgctcaaacttccaagccgaaattgagacaattaccatagcacttcagacagtggaaaacaaattatatgaaggaatgcaaccaccatcagatattgttgtctttacagactcccaatctactctgcaagcacttaacagcagcacctcaaacagcccaagagagttgacaacactcattgtgacaatccaccagatgatatcaaaattaaatatcaatattacactacagtggatccctggacacattggcatcatgggaaatgaaaaggcagataagctatcaaaggcaggttcatctatggaacaaccagatagacctgttaactacctcaccctaaggtcaatgttagtcaacaatcacaaagaggagtggctcaaccaatgggcatcaggaaacacagacagagccatgtacagagaaatgactacgcctaacaaactggacagtattaacttcctcccccgcaaagaacaatctacaatcttccaactaagaacaggacacacaccactattaaattaccacctgaacaaaataaactccacacaactacccctttgcagacactgcgcccacccctttgaaaccgtaaaccatatcctctttgaatgcccctccctaacccaccttaggcagaccctacttccactacagcccaacataaccaacaccctgtatggcagtgctgaacaactgaagaaaacagcacactttttttccttggcacagtctgcaaaagagctcacagctcagcagcaataaagctggctagaagaagaagaagaagaagaagaagaagaagaagaagaagaactcaaatctagtttaatttttatatttacttaacACACTAAAATATTCAGacaaaattattcattcaatttattatcttcattattgtcaaatagttaaggttatgtttgtacaattttctatttcatgtcaACTGGAAACATTGTATATTTGAATTTAACTAGAAAacattatatactttttgttacCATGGAGAAACTTTTTACTTGACATTTAATTGAGAACAATGATGAATGTGCTTTTTATCTGAAGACGCACAAGTTAATAATGCAGCCAACTATTGATTTGCAGAGAAATTTTATAccaccaataaatatttttttagagctGCACATGTCTTGAATTTCAAACCTAAGAAAGCATATTGTTAAGTAATTTACATGCATACCCTGGGACCCAGGAGTAATCCAAACCTAGTTATTTTATGTACTGACCAAAACAATATGATTTTAATATTGATATGCAATGTTATTCTATGCTTGGTTTTAAACAAACTACTCACTTTATCTGCCTGTCATATCCAACATTGCACATggaaaagtgtttgagatgaaccatagtcgctctacaactgaaggaggccaacttgAATATCCAACATTGCTACATACCCATCATCAGCTTGGCCCAACTTATGATCCTGCCCTGGTCATCATCAATCTTTCTGGATAGAAATAATCAAGTAATTAATAATGTGCATACAAAGATACTAATTTTCAATTAGTCATCAAAACTGTACTAATTTTCAAGTCAACATGCaccaattaaatattaataattaccaaaaaatggaccataacctttaaaataaatctttgtaaCACAATCTTAAGGTTTAATTTTTTCCAAGTTATTTTGTtagctaaaatatttattatcataGACAACTGAACACTCCTGGCATCTGA of the Biomphalaria glabrata chromosome 11, xgBioGlab47.1, whole genome shotgun sequence genome contains:
- the LOC129921637 gene encoding uncharacterized protein LOC129921637, giving the protein MVHLKHFSMCNVGYDRQINSPAQSSTNLRTALTKLNHNSKKTVIQWIPAHIQLAGNEKADTLAKSGRTNSQVNSALYPEEMKKLIVDKINEKWTSSHPNHKKDDAYYKLSRQDQRLIFRLRTGHNRMRQHMFRKLKIGTSEICPCGVSPENADHVLQNCSLYQEARLRHWPQITPIERKLYGELPDLETTAQFISCIGLVI